The Levilactobacillus namurensis genomic interval CCCACTTTACGCGGACAACTTCCAAGACTGGTCCGAACAAGCGCAAGGGAACGCCCAATTTGCGGTTTGGACGGCCTTAGCTGAAAACGAGATTGGCGCTAACCTCCAACACTACAACCCACTGATCGACGACCAAGTTCGCGAGGCTTTCAACTTGCCAGCAAGTTGGAAGCTCCGGGCTGAAATGGACTTCGGGTCCATCGAATCCCCAGCCGGCGACAAGGACTTCATGGCTGACGACGACCGGTTCTTAGTCTTCAAATAAAGCTTAACTTAAGAAATAGCCCCCGACGCCCGTGAATCCACGGTGTCGGGGGCTATTTGCGTCTTAAATACTAAGTCTGGGACCAGAAGATATGCTAGAATGAAAGCGAAGCATGCACCTGATAACTTAGGGGGTCAGCATCTCATGGAAAAACGAATTGCAATTATCGGTGGCGGTATCGTGGGCGCCACCGCAGCTTATTATCTCAGCACGTTACCCGGTCATCCCAACGTCCAAGTGACGTTGTTCGATTCTGGTACGGGACAAGCCTCGAAGGCCGCAGCGGGCATTATTTCCCCGTGGCTATCCAAACGGCGTAACCAGCAGTGGTATCGACTGGCGAAAGATGGCGCAGATTTGTATCCCCAGTTGATCCACGATGCCCACTTAGGCACCGACGTGTATCAGCAGACGGGGACCATCGTCACACGTGAAGTCCCAACCGACCTTGAGGCCTTAGCTGACTTAGCCGTTAAACGCCAAGCAACCGCCGCAGGGATGGGGCGGATCACGACGTTATCGGCGCAAGAGGTCCAACAACGGGTGCCACTCTTAACCGCACCACAACCCGGTGTCTTCCTAAGCGGTGGCGCCCGGGTCGACGGGGCTGCGTTGGTCAACGCACTGTTAACCCGAGCCAGTGAGCAAAACCTCACCGTTCGGCACGAAGCCGTAACGCTGACGCCCGACGAACGGGTCGTCTCCTCACTAGGCGCCCGGCAGTTCGACCGAGTGATCGTAGCCGTCGGTGCCTGGACCAAAGACCTGCTGGCCACCTTAGGCGTTACTGCCCGGGTTCGGCCACAAAAGGGCCAGCTGATTGAACTGGCGGTTAAAGACTACCCGTTACAAGAAAACATGCCGGTCGTCATGCCGGAAGGTGAACGCGACTTTATTCCATTTGGCCACGGCCATCTGATCGTGGGGGCTACGCATGAAGATGATAAGGGCTTTGATTTAACGCCCGATACGGACGTCACGGAAGACCTCCTGGCGAGTGCCCAACGGCTGGTCGCGAACGTGACCGCTGCCGATATTACGACTGTGCGGGTAGGGACCCGGGCTTACACCGATGACTTTGCGCCGTTCTTTGGCCCGATTCCCGACCACGAGCGCTTCTTAGTTGCTTCGGGATTAGGCTCTTCGGGGCTGACCACCGGGCCACAGATTGGTCGCTTACTAGCCGGATCTGCTTTGTATGGTGGAACACCGGACTGGAGCGAATACGAAAAACCATTAACCACTTACTTAACCCCTTCTCTCGCATGAAGGGCTTGATTTGCTAAGGTATGGGCCCCTTGATTCTGCTTTTCCGGGACCCATTCCGTTAAGACCAATTGAAAGGAGGCTTGGGCCGCCAATAACCGATCGAGTTCAACTTGATAATGCTTGGCATACCGTTTGGCAAGACTCTGGCTGACGATTTGACTGTCCGTGTGAAAGAGCACGCTGGCCGTTGCGGCCGCGTCCCCCAAATGGGTGCGTAGCCGTTGAAAGGCGAGGGTCGCCACTTCAAACTCAGCGGTATGATTATCAGTGGCGGCCAACGCCACTTTTTGTTGGGTCTGCTGATGATCATGCACGATTAGGATGCCACCGGCGCTAAGCCCCGTCTGGGGTTGGGTCGCTGCATCCGTATATAATGAATACACTAGAAATCACTCCAATTTTTAACGAGGTGTTTACGATAATGATAACCCAGGAACGTCGCTTTTTGTACCAACCCAATCCCGTTAGCAGCATGATCAACTGGAGTTGGACGTTCATGTTCTTGTTCATGGGCGCCATCTTCTGGCTGGAAGTGACCCACTTCAACTGGATCACCCTCAGCTTCTTCATTGCCTTTGCCTTTCTATGCTGGCTCGAGATTCACTTCCGCAACATCAACATGGCGAACCAAGTCTTGACGGTCAGCACCGTCCTGAATCACCGCAACCTGGTGATTCCACTTCACCAGATCAGCCACGTTTCCCTATCCCGTTACCGGTTAGGAATCGTTGCTCAGGGCCGCATCTATCAATTCCTGTTACCTAAAAACTCGGCCATCGAGTTGGCCAGTCTGATTACCGAAGCCATTAGCACCACTGACACCAAGGGGGAGAACCATTAATGAGTACCGATATTGAGATTTCACAAGCGACACCGTTAGAACCCATCGAAACGATTGCGGGGAAGGTGGGGTTAACCCCCGACCAGATCGAGCCGTACGGCCACACCAAGGCAAAAATTACCCTGCCACTCAAGGGAACGCATCAAGCCGGGAAGCTAATCCTGGTCACGTCGATCAATCCTACTCCCGCGGGTGAGGGAAAATCAACGGTCCTGATTGGCCTGGGGGATGGCCTGAACCGACTGGGTCATAAGACCGTCTTGGCGCTGCGGGAACCCTCACTAGGCCCCGTCATGGGTTTAAAGGGCGGCGCGACTGGTGGCGGTCACGCGCAAGTCGTTCCGATGGAAGACATTAACCTGCACTTCACTGGGGACATGCACGCGTTGACCGAAGCGCACGACACGCTTGCGGCCTTGATCGATAACCACATCCAACAGGGGAACGCACTGCACTTAGACCCCCGGCAAATCGTTTGGAAGCGGGTCTTAGATATCAACGACCGGGCCTTACGTCAAACGGTGATTGGCTTGGGTGGTCGGACTTCTGGTGTACCACGCCAGGATGGTTTCGATATCACCGTAGCGAGCGAACTGATGGCGGTCCTTTGCTTGAGCGAAAACTTAACCGACCTCAAACGGCGGGTCAACCGCATCCTGATTGGCTATAACACCGATAAGGAACCCGTAACGGTCGGTGATCTAAAAGTCGTCGGGGCCATCACGTTACTGTTAAAGGACGCCATCAAACCGAACCTAGTTCAAACATTAGAGCACAATCCCGCGATCATTCACGGGGGACCGTTTGCCAACATCGCTCATGGCTGTAACTCCGTGTTAGCGACCCAAACCGCTTTGCAGTTGGGCGACTACGCGGTCACCGAAGCCGGCTTCGGAGCCGACCTAGGGGGCGAGAAATTCATGGACATCAACGTGCCTGCCGTGGGTCAGGCACCGGACGCGGTGGTCATCGTGGCCACGGTCCGGGCGTTGAAGTACAACGGCGGCGTTAAGCGGGCCGACTTGGAGACCGAAAACTTAACGGCACTCCAAAAGGGGAGCGCTAACCTGATTCGCCACATTCACAGTATGCAGCAATACGGCATCCCCGCCGTGGTGGCCATCAACCGGTTCACCAGTGATACCGACGCCGAAGTGGCCTTGCTGACGAAAATCGTGCAGGACTTAGGCGTTGCAGTCGCCACCACGACCGAATGGGCCGACGGGGGCGCCGGGGCCGAAGAACTGGCTCGCCAAGTCGTCACCGCGGCTAACCAGCCCAGCACCTTCAAGCCATTGGTTCCCGCTGGCTCCGACCTGATGACTCAGATGACGGCGATTACGCAGAAGATTTACGGGGGCGCTAAGGTTGAATTATCCGGAAAAGCCCAACGTCAGCTGAAGAAATTCCACGAACGCGGCTGGGATACATTACCGGTCTGCATGGCGAAGACGCAATATTCACTGACCGACGACGCTAAGCAGCTGGGGGCCCCTAAAGACTTTACGATCCACGTCCGGGAGTTCTCACCACGGTTAGGCGCTGGCTTCGTGGTGGCCTTGACGGGTAACGTCTTGACCATGCCGGGGTTACCTAAGCATCCCTCTGCTTTGGATATGGACATCGCCGCCGATGGAACGATTACCGGCTTGTTCTAAGTTGATAACCGCGAATTGAGACAAAACAAGAAGCCGTTAACGACAGAGTCTCGTTAACGGCTTCTTATTTTATCCAAAAGTTTTAATCAAAGGTTACGACTGGCTTTAAAACTGAGCCATTCTTAGATGCTACAAACCCATCGTTGATATGGTCGAAGTCAAAGAATTTGATCAATTTATCAAACGGGAACCGTCCTTGTTGGTAGTAAGTAATCAATTGTGGGATAAAGATTTGGGGAATCGCGTCACCTTCAACTAGACCAGAAATCTTTTTGGCCTCGGCTAACAGATCATCCATGAGGTTAAACGTGACCTCACCACCCATGCCCAAGGCTACGCACTCACCACCTGGCCGTAAAGCGTGAACGGCCTCTTTGACCACGGTTGGAACACCGGTGGTATCGATTGTGTAGTCAGCACCTTGGGGGAGAATAGCTTTCAATGCCGTAGCAAGATCCTCAGTACGACTATTGACGGCTTCGGTAGCCCCCAACTCCTGAGCCAACGCTAACCGGTTATCAAAAATATCGACTGCAATAATGTGGGACATTCCCGCAAGCTTTGCCGCCATCATTGCTGATAATCCGACAGCGCCAGTTCCAAAGACGATAATGGTGTCGTCCGCTCGAGGATTTAGGTAGTTTAGGACGGTTCCAGCACCAGTCTGAATACCACAACCTAACGGCCCCAATAGTCGTAAGTCAACGTCATCCGTCACTTTGACCACACTGTGTTCGTCAGCGACGGCGTATGTTGCGAATGAGGACTGTCCAAAGAAGGTCGATAGGGGACGTCCATCTGCTAAGTGCAGGCGGTGACTACCATCGTAGTTTTTCCCACCGAAGTTAAGTTCATTGAAATGCAGACACATGCCTGGGTGACCAGCAAGACAGTTTGCACAGTGTCCACAATAGGAGAATGACAAGACGACATGGTCTCCCGGGCGAACGGTTGTAACGCTTTGTCCAACTTTCTCCACGATTCCCGCACCCTCATGTCCTAGAACAGCTGGTAGCGGGGTGGTTTGACCGTCGCGTCCAGCCGTGTCAGTGTGACAGATTCCCGTCGCCACTAATTTAATTAAGACTTCGTTAGCTTGGGGTTCTGCTAGGGTGGCTTCTGTAATGGTTAATTCGGGAGCAGTACCATCAGCGTAAGCGGCTTTAATTTTCATAATTAAGTTCCTCCTGCTTGCTTTTTACTTCACAAACAGTATATCAGGAACCTTTTCAGCTGTATTCTGCTAAAATAAGGTGTGACCCGAACTAAAAGTTCGTCTATGGGAGGCTCAATTATGGAAGAAAAACAACTGCAGCTCTTTATTGCTTCTGCACAATTAGGTAGCTTCCAACAGGCTGCTGATCAGCAATTCATGTCGCAACGGGCGGTCTCCAAACGCATCTCTAACCTAGAGGATGAATTAGGGACCAAACTCTTTAACCGCGAAAAAAATAAGATTATCCTGACTACTGCGGGACATCACTTCTTAGCACGAGCTATGGAGATTCTGAACACGATGCAACTGGCCAACTACGAAACAAAACAGTTTGCACCAAAACAACAACACATTTCAGTTGGATACTTCTCTCCATTTGATGGGGCGTTGTTGCGCTCAGCTTTGTTAAGCCTTCCGCCAACGGTCAATACCATCATTGAGGAAAAGGGGAGTGAACATCTTATCTCCGATGTTTTATTGGGACGTCTGGACTGTGCCCTCATCCTTCAAAATCAGGACAGTTCGCAAATTGACCAAAACAACCTTGTCAGTCTTCCCATTTTAGAAAGTCCTTTAGTTATTGGTGCGAATCCCCAATATCAATATCTGGACCAGACACACCACCTCACGACCACACTTCGTCAACTCCCTGTGATTTACTATAGCGTTGAAGAGTCTGAATACCTTCAAAATATCTTTAAGGTCCAACTTGGACAATTGGCTAGCGTTATTAATATGCATCGCGTTACTTCCTATGAACACATGCAACTCCTAGTTAGCCTAGGCAAGGCACTCTCCTTTTATCCAGAACGATTACTTGATCAAATCAGCAATCCACATGATGCAATTCAGTACATACCGCTGAACACACCCCAGTTATCCGCAACCTTTGTGCTAATTTATCGCCGTGATTGTCAGAACCCGGTGGTCCATCAATTAGGTTGCCAATTAAAAAGTACCAGCTAGGAGCCTCCTCCTAACCGGTACTTCTTTAGTGATCCTTCTTAACGGCATGGTGATAATCCCATAGGGTCTCGCAAATCGACACAAAATCGTCCTTGGTCAGCGCGTGGCCTTCTTGGTGTTCCATCAGGCCTAGGGCGGCCAAAATCATCGCACTAGGGGTTTGCCCGGCCGCCATGTTCGAGTCGACGTGGGTCTCACCAGCGGCGTCACTGTAGATTTTAATCTGGGTTTCTGCGGAATTTTCTGCTGCCATCCTTTTTCCCTCCTGAGTCAAGACTGGTTTCATTATAGCATGTCCTATCTAGGGGCGTTTTGCGTAAAATCCGTCAGCAATTAACCGTCAGCGCGGGTTTTCTGGTATACTTTTCTCCAAGTGAACTTTATAGGAAAGGTGTTTTTAAATACAATGCTGATTGCAGATTCAATTCTCATCATCATTCTGGTGCTACTCGACCAATGGATCAAGCACGCCGTCGTGGCCAATATCGCACTAGGGGGGCAGCATCCCGTCATCAACGGGGTCTTCTCGTTGACCCACCTGCAAAACGATGGGGCCGCCTGGAGCATTCTCCAGGGGCAGATGTGGCTCTTTACCGTAATCGCCCTAGTCGCCTTAGTGGTGATGGGGGTCTTCTTCTGGCGCTACCGGAACCAACGCGAACACTGGGTCGAAGAATTAGGACTGGCGTTGATGATGGGCGGGACGATCGGAAACTTTATCGACCGGGCCTTCCAGGGATACGTCGTGGATATGTTCCAATTAGACTTTATCAACTTTCCCATCTTCAACTTTGCGGATAGCTGCTTGACGGTCGGCGTCATTTTAATCATGATCGGCGTCTTTCTAGCTGATCAACGGGAGGCACACCATGGAAATTAAGGAATTTACGGTCGATCAAAAATTACGCCTCGATAAACTGGTCGCGGTCATGGAACCCACCATTTCGCGCTCGCAGGCCAAAGCGGGGATCGAAGCGGGGAACATCACGGTGGACGGCAACGTTGTTAAGCCCAAGGATATCGCCAAATTAGGGGCTACGGTGCACATCGCCTTACCAGACCCCGAACCGTTAGATCTAACTCCAGAAAACATCCCCTTAGACATCGTCTATGAGGATAATGACGTGATAGTGGTCAATAAGCCTCAAGGCATGGTGGTCCATCCCGCACCGGGACACCCCAACCATACGCTGGTCAACGCGCTGCTGTACCACAGTCCGCTCTCAACGATCAACGGTAAGTTCCGGCCGGGCATCGTCCACCGGATCGACAAGGATACGTCGGGCCTACTGATGGTCGCCAAGAACGACCACGCCCACCAAAGCCTGTCTGCGCAGTTACAAGCCAAGACCAATCTCCGCGAATACGTGGCCATCGTTCACGGAAACTTCAAGGAAGATCAAGGTATCGTCCGGGCACCCCTGGGCCGGTCACCTAAGGACCGTAAGAAGCAGGCGGTCGTCGCCGATGGTCGTCCCGCTGTGACACACTTTCGGGTCCTGGAACGGTACGGCGACTATACCTTGATTGCTTGTCGGTTAGAGACCGGCCGGACGCACCAGATTCGGGTGCACCTGGCCTACATTGGTCATCCCGTGGCGGGCGATCCGCTGTATGGGCCCAAAAAGACGCTTAAGGGCGCCGGCCAGTTCCTACACGCACGTGAATTGGGCTTTAAGCAACCCACCACGGGGAAAGAACTGGTCTTTACGGCGCCGGTGCCGCCCATCTTCGCAGCGACGATCGAGAAACTGCGGAAACAAGCGGGGTTGCCGGTTGACAAAGCAATTTAGTTTTTTTATGCTAAACGTAATCATTAAACGGGTTTGCCAGTAATCAGGCGGGCGGGTTTCTTCACCATGTTGCCGAAGAAATCTGCCCGTTTTGACTAACCCCAGCTGATATAAACTTCGAGGAGGAAATGAACATGCCAAAGGTAGTTGTCGACGCAATGGCGATGCAACGGGCACTGACCCGAATTACATACGAAATCATTGAACGTAATAAAGGGGTCGACGATTTGGTCATCCTAGGAATCAAAACCCGGGGCGTCTACTTGGCTCAGCGCATCGCGAGTCGCTTGCAGCAACTAGAAAACGTCACCGTTCCCGTTGGCGCGCTGGACGTGACCCAGTTCCGTGACGATATCGACCACGATTCTGAAAATGATGATCCGAAGGTTTCAGCCGCGGACATCGATTTTAGCGTGGAACAAAAAAAGGTGATTCTGGTCGATGACGTGCTGTACACGGGCCGGACGATTCGGGCCGCCATGAGTGCCATCATGGCTCTGGGACGGCCCAAGAGCATCAACCTGGCTGTGTTAGTGGACCGCGGCCATCGGGAATTACCGATTCGTGCGGACTTTGTCGGGAAAAACATCCCCAGTTCCCAACGTGAGCGTATCAAGGTTTCCGTGACGGAAATCGATGACCGTGACGCCGTTGAGATTATCAAAGCCTAAAACACTGCGAACTGATAAAGGGGCCGATTTTGCATGGCAAAACGTTATTTGATTCTAGAAGACGGCTCTGCGTACGCTGGTGAAGGATTTGGGGCCGGCGCAACCACGAGCGGTGAAGTCATATTTAATTTAAACTTACTCGGCTATCAAGAAACGATTACCGACCAAATCTATCATAACCAGATTATTATTTTTGCCCAACCGGCCATTGGCAACGTGGGCATCAACCACGATAGTTACGAATCGATTCTCCCGACTGCTAAGGGAATGGTGGTCCGGGACCTCACGAACATCTCGACGAACCGGTTATCTAAGCTATCCCTAGATGAATTCTTGCGTCAACACAACATTCCCGGAATCAGTGGAATCGATACCCGTCACTTGATTCGCAAACTCCGAACTGCGGGGCCCATGAAGGGCAGTATCGTCGATGTCGCGGACGCGCACGCGTTCGACCAATTGAACGCGACCGTGTTAACGAATCGTCAGGTGGACCAGGTCGCCACCCCCAAGCCGTATCCCAACCCGGATACGGGGAAGAACGTGGTGGTCATTGACTTTGGCTTGAAGCACGGCATCTTGCGGCAACTTTCTGAACGCCGCTGCAACGTCACCGTGTTACCCTGGACGGCGAGTGCCCAAGACGTCTTGAACCTGGACCCGGATGGCGTCTTACTCTCCACGGGACCCGGGTCGCCATTAGACTTAGGGACGGGGGTCCTGGACATGATTCGCGAAGTACAAGCGGAGATTCCGCTCTTTGCGATTGGCCTGGGCCACGAACTCTTTGCACTGGCCAACGGCGCAAAACTAACGCCGTTGCCCGTTGAATATCACGGTAGCGGTCATCCCATTCGTCGAATCATTACCAACGATATTCTGTACGCGACTCAGGGCCAGGGGTATGCGGTCGTGGCGAAGTCCATTGACCGGGACCGGTTGATCACGACCTACGTCGATCTGATCAACGGGACCGTACAAGGGCTGCGGCACCGGGATTTCCCCGCCTTTTCGGTCCAATTCTTTGCGGACGGCGCACCGGGCCCCCACGAAAGCCGGGACCTATTCGATGAATTCATGGAAGCGATGACGTCACGGGAGGGATAAGACTTGCAGAGCTTGACTAATTTACAGAAGGTCTTAATCATCGGCAGCGGGCCCACTGAGATCGGTCACGAGACCGAGTTGGACAGCGCCACTGTTCAGGTTTTGACCCAATTTAAGAAGCACGGCGTCCGAACGCTGGTCATCGACAACAACCCGTTTTCGGTCGCCCTAGAAGAGATTCAACCCACTAATATGTATATTCAAGCCGTCACGACGCCTAACGTGCGGCACATTTTAGAAAAGGATCATCCCGACGCCTTGATTGCGACGTTAGGGGGCTTACAGGGGATTCGAATTGCCCAAGAGCTCCTCGAAAACGGCGATCTAGGGCGCTACGGGGTGACCCTATTAGGCATGCCAACGTCAACGTTACGCCAGATCAATAATCCGGCGGACCTCAACGCGACACTCAAGGAAATCCACGAACCCGTGATCGAAGCCCAGGTCGTCCAGACCACGGACGAAGCGCTGGGGTTAGTCGAAAATATCGGGTTCCCGTTGATCGTTAAGCCCGTGGCCCCCCGGGTAGATACCAACCGGACAATCTGCGAAAACGTCGACGACATGCTGACGGCGCTTAACCAGGGGTTCCAGCAATCCCGCTTTGACCAATGCACCCTGGAACGAAGTGTCGTGGGGTACAAGGAAGTCGAGATGGTGGCGATTCGGGACGCCGCCGACACCGAGCTTCTGATCAGTGGTCTGGAGAACGTCGACCCCATTGGGATCCACTCCGGGGATTCCATCGTGGTCACGCCACCACAGACCCTCACGGACCGGGAGTATCAGGACCTACGCGACGCCACGTTTAGAATCGCGACGGAGTTTGGCATCATTGGCGTTTTACACGTCAGTTTTGCGTTGAACCCCGCTAACCAACACTTCTATGTGACCAAACTCGCGCCGTACTTTACGCGAGGCGTTTCCCTGGCCGCTCGGACCGTGGGCTACCCCGTGTCACTCGTGACCGGCGCCTTAATGTTGGGGCAACGACTAGTCGACGTGAAGCTCCCCAGCCAATTTACCAAGCAGACGGCCGTGATGGAACCGACTAGCGACCACGTGACGGTCCGCATTCCTCTGTGGCCGTTTCAGGAAGTGCCCGACGCTGACCAGCACCTGGATACGGCCATGAAAGCCGTGGGGTCGACGATTGGTATCGGTCGCTCCGTCGAAGAGGCCATGTTGAAGTCCGTCCGGAGTTCACAATTTTCACCCCGGGACGTCCTGCCCTCCGTCAGCAATCTGACCGACGGGGAACTGATCAGTCAGCTGATTCATCCTCTGGCTAACCGCATCTTGGTGTTGATCGAAGCCTTACGGCGGGGGTACTCGCCAGACGAACTGAGTGAATTGACCAAGATCGATGCCTTTTACTTCGTTAAGTTGCAACACCTCTTGACCATTGAACGGCAGATTCAAGAACATCCCCGTGATGTAGAAGTCCTTCAACGGGCCCGGTACTACGGCTTTGGGGACGGGATGATTGCCCGTATCTGGGATACCGACACTGCGACGATTCGTCAATTGTCGGCAGAAGCCCACATCCAACCAACTTATAAGATGATCGAGCCCACCGCCGGCGAGTTTCCGGAAGCGCTTAGTGGCTACTACAGTACGTTTGAGTACGAAAACGAGAGTCGCGCGTTAGGGGACCGAACTGCCTTAGTCCTTGGACGGGGCGGCAATCAGTTGGGCCCGAATTCCGCGGCTGAGTACTTTACCACGGAAATGCTCAAACAACTCAAACGGGCGGGGTACCATACGATTCTGATGAATACTAACCCTAACGCTATCGGCATCGCTCCGGAATTCTCGGACAAGCAATACGTGGATCCCATCCAATTGGGGGACGTCCTCAACGTGATTCAGGTCGAGCATCCCGATATCGTGATCGTACCGGGGAACCGGCATTACCTGACGCGGGAGCTGAAGAAACTCGACTTGAACTTGCACGTCTTACCACCGGATCAAGAAACGGGGGAGCCGGCGCCCAAGATGGCCACGATTGGCGTGAGCCTGTTCGTACATCAGCAGCAAAAAGTGGCTGTCGGGGTCATGGATATGCTGGCACCTGGGATGAACAAGTCGCTCTCCCAAGTCACGGCTTTCCGGATGCCCGCCGAACTACCTAAGGCCAAGCGTAACAATCTGGTCGAGCAGGCCAAGCAAGCCGTTAGCGAACGGCAGTTAACGGGGATGGTCCAAGTCCTCTTCGCGCCGAAGGGGGATACCAAGCAGCTGGAAGTCGTGGGGGTCCGCCCAACCCGGTTGACCGAAATGGCCTTCTTGAGCAAGGTCACGGGGATCAACTGGGTCCGCATGTTGACCCGGCAGCACATCCAAACACTGGATGCGGCCGAGTTGGCTAAGATTACGGTCGACATTAACAGCACGCGGGTCGCTCTGATGAACGCGGCCTTCCCGTTCCGCCAACTACACGTTTTGAATCGGCCGGGGTCGACCAATCAAGAAGTGGGGGCAACGATTGCGTTTGGGTCCAGTGAAGCGTTGACCTTAAGTAATTTGAGCGATACAGAAGAGTTAGATCAAATTATTAACCGTACGATTTAGCACCCATGCGCAACTTCGAAACTTTTAAATTAGTTGTGCTGACCAAAAAGGACACCATCAGTCTTCCTGATGGTGTCCTTTTCAAACCTGTATCTACCAATTAAGGGTTGTTTGCCGCTAATTGATCAACAATTTTAGCTTCCGGCGTGACGAAAACGGTCTTTTGCCCCGTAAAGATGACAAATCCTGGCTTAGCGCCATTGGGTTTGTGAATCCGTTTAACGGGCACATAGTCGACCGGTACTGTACTTGAATCCCGTGCCTTGGAGAAGTAGGCTGCTAGGTTCGCCGCCTCTAAAATCGTGTCTTCGCTAGGATCCGCGGCGTGAATAATCACGTGCGACCCCGGCATGTCTTTAACGTGCAACCAGATGTCCGTCCGCTTGGCCGTGTGCAACGTGAGCTTATCGTTCTGCAGGTTATTCTTCCCCACGGAAATCTTAGTCCCGTCGCTAGCGGTAAAGCGGTCTGGTTGACTAATCTTCTGTTTTCGCTGTTTCTTGGCCTTCTTCATATGGTCATGGTCGCGCAGGTAGCCGCCTTGCTTCAGCTCCAACTTAATGTCGATGAGGTCCTTAGGGGCAGCCAGCTCGATTTGGGCCATAATGTTTTCGAAGTAGTCAATGTTCGCCTTGGTCTGGGCCAGTTGTTCCGTCACGTAAACTACCGCGTTCTTCGCCTTTTGGTACCGTTTGAAGTACTTCTGGGCGTTTTGGTTAGGGGACAGCTGGTTGGACAACGCAATCTTTAAAGGTTTCTCGTTGTCGTAGAAGTTCGGCAGGCTCACGGACGTTTCGCCTCGTTTGACCTGGTAGAGGTACGTGGTCAGAACTTCTCCCTTAATCCGGTACTCGTCCGCATTTTCCGTCTCCGCCATGGTCCGTTGCAGCTTCTTGTACTTGTTGCGATTCTTCTTCAGCTCGTTACGGACGACCCGAATCAAGACGCTTCCCTGCTGTTGGACCCGGTCACGTTCAGCTTTATCCTGATAGTACGTGTCCAAGAGGCTACTGAGGGTGGTCGCGGACTGATTCTGCCCATCCGTGGGGTAAGGGAAGGCGGTAAAGCTGGTCTTGCCCTTCGCCGAGA includes:
- a CDS encoding FAD-binding oxidoreductase, whose product is MEKRIAIIGGGIVGATAAYYLSTLPGHPNVQVTLFDSGTGQASKAAAGIISPWLSKRRNQQWYRLAKDGADLYPQLIHDAHLGTDVYQQTGTIVTREVPTDLEALADLAVKRQATAAGMGRITTLSAQEVQQRVPLLTAPQPGVFLSGGARVDGAALVNALLTRASEQNLTVRHEAVTLTPDERVVSSLGARQFDRVIVAVGAWTKDLLATLGVTARVRPQKGQLIELAVKDYPLQENMPVVMPEGERDFIPFGHGHLIVGATHEDDKGFDLTPDTDVTEDLLASAQRLVANVTAADITTVRVGTRAYTDDFAPFFGPIPDHERFLVASGLGSSGLTTGPQIGRLLAGSALYGGTPDWSEYEKPLTTYLTPSLA
- a CDS encoding ribonuclease HI family protein, which produces MYSLYTDAATQPQTGLSAGGILIVHDHQQTQQKVALAATDNHTAEFEVATLAFQRLRTHLGDAAATASVLFHTDSQIVSQSLAKRYAKHYQVELDRLLAAQASFQLVLTEWVPEKQNQGAHTLANQALHAREGVK
- a CDS encoding EbsA family protein, translating into MITQERRFLYQPNPVSSMINWSWTFMFLFMGAIFWLEVTHFNWITLSFFIAFAFLCWLEIHFRNINMANQVLTVSTVLNHRNLVIPLHQISHVSLSRYRLGIVAQGRIYQFLLPKNSAIELASLITEAISTTDTKGENH
- a CDS encoding formate--tetrahydrofolate ligase translates to MSTDIEISQATPLEPIETIAGKVGLTPDQIEPYGHTKAKITLPLKGTHQAGKLILVTSINPTPAGEGKSTVLIGLGDGLNRLGHKTVLALREPSLGPVMGLKGGATGGGHAQVVPMEDINLHFTGDMHALTEAHDTLAALIDNHIQQGNALHLDPRQIVWKRVLDINDRALRQTVIGLGGRTSGVPRQDGFDITVASELMAVLCLSENLTDLKRRVNRILIGYNTDKEPVTVGDLKVVGAITLLLKDAIKPNLVQTLEHNPAIIHGGPFANIAHGCNSVLATQTALQLGDYAVTEAGFGADLGGEKFMDINVPAVGQAPDAVVIVATVRALKYNGGVKRADLETENLTALQKGSANLIRHIHSMQQYGIPAVVAINRFTSDTDAEVALLTKIVQDLGVAVATTTEWADGGAGAEELARQVVTAANQPSTFKPLVPAGSDLMTQMTAITQKIYGGAKVELSGKAQRQLKKFHERGWDTLPVCMAKTQYSLTDDAKQLGAPKDFTIHVREFSPRLGAGFVVALTGNVLTMPGLPKHPSALDMDIAADGTITGLF
- a CDS encoding NAD(P)-dependent alcohol dehydrogenase translates to MKIKAAYADGTAPELTITEATLAEPQANEVLIKLVATGICHTDTAGRDGQTTPLPAVLGHEGAGIVEKVGQSVTTVRPGDHVVLSFSYCGHCANCLAGHPGMCLHFNELNFGGKNYDGSHRLHLADGRPLSTFFGQSSFATYAVADEHSVVKVTDDVDLRLLGPLGCGIQTGAGTVLNYLNPRADDTIIVFGTGAVGLSAMMAAKLAGMSHIIAVDIFDNRLALAQELGATEAVNSRTEDLATALKAILPQGADYTIDTTGVPTVVKEAVHALRPGGECVALGMGGEVTFNLMDDLLAEAKKISGLVEGDAIPQIFIPQLITYYQQGRFPFDKLIKFFDFDHINDGFVASKNGSVLKPVVTFD
- a CDS encoding LysR family transcriptional regulator, whose translation is MEEKQLQLFIASAQLGSFQQAADQQFMSQRAVSKRISNLEDELGTKLFNREKNKIILTTAGHHFLARAMEILNTMQLANYETKQFAPKQQHISVGYFSPFDGALLRSALLSLPPTVNTIIEEKGSEHLISDVLLGRLDCALILQNQDSSQIDQNNLVSLPILESPLVIGANPQYQYLDQTHHLTTTLRQLPVIYYSVEESEYLQNIFKVQLGQLASVINMHRVTSYEHMQLLVSLGKALSFYPERLLDQISNPHDAIQYIPLNTPQLSATFVLIYRRDCQNPVVHQLGCQLKSTS
- the lspA gene encoding signal peptidase II translates to MLIADSILIIILVLLDQWIKHAVVANIALGGQHPVINGVFSLTHLQNDGAAWSILQGQMWLFTVIALVALVVMGVFFWRYRNQREHWVEELGLALMMGGTIGNFIDRAFQGYVVDMFQLDFINFPIFNFADSCLTVGVILIMIGVFLADQREAHHGN